From Pseudomonas sp. LS1212, the proteins below share one genomic window:
- a CDS encoding TetR/AcrR family transcriptional regulator, whose protein sequence is MAQSETVERILDAAEQLFAEKGFAETSLRLITSKAGVNLAAVNYHFGSKKALIQAVFSRFLGPFCISLDRELERRQARPENRPSLEELLEILVEQALVVQPRSGNDLSIFMRLLGLAFSQSQGHLRRYLEDMYGKVFRRYMLLVNEAAPRIPPIELFWRVHFMLGAAAFSMSGIKALRAIAETDFGVNTSIEQVMRLMVPFLAAGMRAESGVTDEAMAVAQLRPRSKSSSTSSVAKV, encoded by the coding sequence ATGGCCCAGTCGGAAACCGTAGAACGCATACTCGATGCAGCCGAGCAGTTGTTCGCGGAAAAAGGTTTTGCTGAAACTTCATTGCGGCTGATCACCAGCAAGGCCGGCGTCAACCTGGCGGCGGTGAACTACCATTTCGGCTCCAAGAAGGCCCTTATTCAAGCGGTCTTCTCGCGTTTTCTCGGCCCATTCTGCATCAGTCTCGACCGTGAGCTGGAACGTCGCCAGGCCCGGCCGGAAAATCGTCCGAGCCTTGAAGAACTTCTGGAAATCCTCGTCGAGCAAGCCCTGGTCGTGCAGCCGCGCAGCGGCAATGACCTGTCGATTTTCATGCGTTTGCTGGGCTTGGCATTCAGCCAAAGCCAGGGTCACTTGCGTCGTTACCTCGAAGACATGTACGGCAAGGTGTTCCGCCGCTACATGCTGCTGGTCAATGAGGCGGCCCCACGTATCCCGCCGATCGAACTGTTCTGGCGCGTACACTTCATGCTCGGGGCTGCAGCGTTCAGCATGTCCGGCATCAAGGCCTTGCGGGCCATCGCCGAGACCGATTTCGGGGTCAATACCTCGATCGAGCAGGTCATGCGCCTGATGGTGCCCTTCCTGGCTGCCGGCATGCGTGCCGAAAGCGGGGTGACCGACGAAGCCATGGCCGTCGCTCAGTTGCGACCGCGCAGCAAATCCAGCTCGACGTCGAGCGTCGCCAAGGTTTGA
- the lexA gene encoding transcriptional repressor LexA: MLKLTPRQAEILAFIKRCLEDNGFPPTRAEIAQELGFKSPNAAEEHLKALARKGAIEMTPGASRGIRIPGFEAKPEESSLPIIGRVAAGAPILAQQHIEETCNINPGFFHPRADYLLRVHGMSMKDIGIFDGDLLAVHTCREARNGQVVVARIGDEVTVKRFKREGSKVWLLAENPEFAPIEVDLKDQDLVIEGLSVGVIRR; this comes from the coding sequence ATGCTAAAACTGACGCCACGCCAAGCTGAGATTCTGGCTTTTATCAAACGCTGCCTGGAGGACAACGGTTTCCCGCCGACCCGCGCGGAAATCGCCCAGGAGCTGGGCTTCAAGTCCCCAAACGCTGCCGAAGAACACCTCAAGGCGCTGGCCCGAAAGGGCGCTATCGAAATGACCCCGGGCGCTTCGCGCGGCATCCGCATTCCGGGTTTCGAAGCCAAGCCTGAAGAGTCCAGCCTGCCGATCATCGGTCGGGTTGCGGCAGGCGCACCGATTCTCGCTCAGCAGCACATTGAAGAGACCTGCAATATCAACCCGGGCTTTTTCCACCCGCGCGCCGATTATCTGCTGCGCGTCCACGGCATGAGCATGAAGGACATCGGGATCTTCGACGGCGACCTGCTTGCCGTACACACTTGCCGCGAGGCTCGCAATGGCCAGGTCGTGGTCGCCCGGATCGGCGACGAAGTGACGGTCAAGCGGTTCAAGCGTGAAGGCAGCAAAGTCTGGCTGTTAGCCGAAAACCCTGAATTCGCCCCCATCGAGGTCGATCTGAAAGACCAGGATTTGGTGATCGAGGGCTTGAGCGTCGGCGTCATTCGCCGTTAA
- the sulA gene encoding SOS-induced cell division inhibitor SulA, with protein MQFPHAPQQAQLPLFEAFLAQPMAPLLNPVAESPWHNTEPEAFSELSFRGAAGNCQSLLAPILRELSQEKDARWLTLIAPPASLTQAWFRDAGLNRERILLLQPRGTQSAMQLTCQALRLGRSHTVVSWLSPLNASGRQQLINAARAGNAQSLNIRLG; from the coding sequence ATGCAGTTTCCCCATGCACCCCAGCAAGCACAACTGCCTTTGTTCGAGGCATTCCTGGCTCAGCCCATGGCCCCGCTACTCAATCCTGTAGCGGAGTCACCATGGCACAACACCGAGCCCGAAGCCTTCAGTGAGCTGTCCTTCCGTGGCGCGGCCGGGAACTGCCAGAGCCTGCTGGCGCCGATCCTGCGAGAACTGAGCCAGGAGAAGGACGCCCGCTGGCTGACCTTGATCGCTCCCCCCGCCAGCCTGACCCAGGCCTGGTTTCGCGATGCCGGTCTGAATCGCGAGCGCATCCTGCTGCTGCAACCTCGAGGCACACAAAGCGCGATGCAGCTTACCTGCCAAGCCCTGCGCCTGGGCCGCAGCCACACCGTGGTCAGCTGGCTGAGCCCCCTGAACGCAAGCGGTCGGCAACAGCTGATCAACGCCGCGCGCGCAGGAAACGCACAAAGCCTGAACATTCGCCTGGGCTGA
- a CDS encoding DUF6586 family protein has translation MAQELYTRTNQKIYFAGLALEALGRAEQSRAMNAQALLQAERESALFHLYGALLGLCHEIAGFYRLPQANASRAELLLTPQVLESIAIPEMAELVELAQQPETWLAQLLSAYAALFQPPKAPKKPKGDVTQPLIQAVNLDEPDAPVLTREEMESWRQNLKSLAIRFREGLSEC, from the coding sequence ATGGCCCAAGAACTCTATACCCGTACCAATCAGAAGATCTACTTTGCAGGCCTGGCCCTCGAAGCCTTGGGCAGAGCCGAGCAGAGCAGGGCCATGAATGCCCAGGCATTGCTGCAGGCCGAGCGCGAATCGGCGTTGTTTCATCTCTATGGTGCGCTGCTCGGGCTGTGCCATGAAATCGCCGGCTTTTACCGCTTGCCCCAGGCCAATGCATCGCGCGCCGAGCTGCTGCTGACGCCGCAAGTGCTGGAGTCGATTGCGATTCCGGAAATGGCCGAACTGGTCGAATTGGCCCAGCAACCGGAAACCTGGCTGGCGCAGCTGTTATCAGCCTATGCAGCCTTGTTCCAGCCGCCGAAGGCGCCGAAAAAGCCCAAGGGCGACGTGACCCAGCCGTTGATACAAGCGGTGAACCTGGACGAGCCCGACGCGCCGGTGTTGACTCGCGAAGAGATGGAAAGCTGGCGGCAAAACCTGAAAAGTCTGGCCATCCGTTTTCGTGAAGGTCTGAGTGAGTGCTGA
- the topA gene encoding type I DNA topoisomerase, with amino-acid sequence MGKSLVIVESPAKAKTINKYLGNQYVVKSSIGHIRDLPTSGSASASKEPAAKRGKAAAGEAPALSPKEKARKQLVARMGVDPEHGWKAKYEILPGKEKVIEELRRLAKDADTIYLATDLDREGEAIAWHLREAIGGDDSRYKRVVFNEITKKAIQEAFSQPGELDIDRVNAQQARRFLDRVVGYMVSPLLWQKIARGLSAGRVQSVAVKLVVEREREIRAFIPEEYWEVHADLGTAKGAKVRFEVAREKGEAFKPLNEAHAMAALEKLKASSYSVAKREDKPTSSKPSAPFITSTLQQAASNRLGFGVKKTMMMAQRLYEAGHITYMRTDSTNLSVDAVEMARSYIESEFGKKYLPEAPIVYGSKEGAQEAHEAIRPSDVNTHPSKLTGMERDAERLYELIWRQFVACQMPPAQYLSTTVSVAAGDFELRAKGRILKFDGYTRVMPQMAKPGDDDVLPEMNQGEDLKLIQLDPSQHFTKPPARYSEASLVKEMEKRGIGRPSTYAAIISTIQDRGYVALHNRRFYSEKMGDIVTERLSESFSNLMDYGFTAGMEEHLDDVAQGERDWKNVLDEFYGDFKTKLQVAEAPDSGMRANQPTMTNIACRDCSRPMMIRTASTGVFLGCSGYTLPPKERCKATINLIPGDEIAADDEGESESLVLLGKHRCPICATAMDAYLLDEKRKLHICGNNPDCAGYEIEEGSYRIKGYEGPSLECDKCGSEMQLKTGRFGKFFGCTNAECKNTRKLLKSGEAAPPKMDAVKMPELKCEKVNDTYVLRDGASGLFLAASQFPKNRETRAPLVIEIVPHKDEIDPKYHFLCEAPKKDPDGRPAVIRYSRKTKEQYVQTEVDGKPTGWRAFYDGNSWKVEDKR; translated from the coding sequence ATGGGCAAATCGCTGGTCATTGTGGAATCCCCGGCTAAGGCCAAGACCATCAACAAGTACTTGGGCAACCAATACGTGGTGAAGTCGAGTATCGGCCATATCCGAGACCTGCCCACCAGCGGTTCGGCTAGCGCCAGCAAAGAGCCTGCTGCCAAGCGCGGCAAGGCGGCCGCTGGCGAAGCGCCTGCGCTTTCGCCCAAGGAAAAAGCCCGTAAACAGCTGGTTGCGCGCATGGGGGTGGATCCCGAGCACGGCTGGAAAGCGAAGTACGAGATCCTGCCCGGCAAGGAAAAGGTGATCGAAGAACTGCGTCGCCTGGCCAAGGATGCCGACACCATCTATCTCGCAACCGACTTGGATCGCGAGGGGGAAGCCATTGCCTGGCACCTGCGCGAAGCCATCGGTGGCGATGACAGCCGCTACAAGCGCGTGGTGTTCAACGAGATCACCAAGAAAGCCATCCAGGAAGCCTTCTCCCAGCCGGGCGAGCTCGATATCGACCGGGTCAATGCACAGCAGGCCCGCCGGTTCCTCGATCGCGTGGTCGGCTACATGGTTTCGCCGCTGCTCTGGCAGAAAATCGCCCGTGGCCTGTCCGCCGGTCGCGTGCAGTCGGTGGCGGTGAAACTGGTGGTAGAGCGCGAGCGCGAGATCCGCGCGTTCATTCCGGAAGAGTACTGGGAAGTCCACGCTGACCTGGGCACCGCCAAGGGCGCCAAGGTGCGTTTCGAAGTGGCCCGCGAGAAGGGCGAAGCCTTCAAGCCGCTCAACGAAGCCCATGCCATGGCGGCGCTGGAGAAGCTCAAGGCCTCCAGCTACAGCGTTGCCAAGCGTGAAGACAAGCCGACCAGCAGCAAGCCATCGGCGCCATTCATCACCTCGACCCTGCAACAGGCGGCCAGTAACCGTCTGGGCTTCGGCGTGAAGAAAACCATGATGATGGCCCAGCGTCTGTATGAAGCGGGTCACATCACCTATATGCGTACCGACTCGACCAACCTGTCGGTCGATGCCGTGGAAATGGCTCGCAGCTACATCGAAAGCGAGTTCGGCAAGAAATACCTGCCCGAAGCGCCGATCGTCTACGGCAGCAAGGAAGGCGCCCAGGAGGCGCACGAAGCGATCCGGCCTTCGGACGTCAATACCCATCCGAGCAAGCTCACTGGCATGGAGCGCGATGCAGAGCGCCTCTACGAGCTGATCTGGCGCCAGTTCGTGGCCTGCCAGATGCCGCCGGCGCAATACCTGTCGACCACCGTCAGCGTTGCCGCAGGGGATTTCGAGTTGCGCGCCAAGGGCCGTATCCTCAAGTTCGACGGTTATACCCGGGTGATGCCGCAAATGGCCAAGCCTGGCGATGACGACGTACTGCCGGAAATGAACCAGGGTGAAGACCTCAAGCTGATTCAGCTCGATCCGAGCCAGCACTTCACCAAACCACCGGCGCGCTACTCCGAAGCCAGTCTGGTCAAGGAAATGGAAAAGCGCGGCATTGGTCGTCCTTCGACTTACGCTGCAATCATTTCGACCATCCAGGACCGAGGCTACGTAGCGCTGCACAATCGTCGCTTCTACTCCGAGAAAATGGGCGACATCGTCACCGAGCGCCTCTCGGAGAGCTTCTCCAACCTGATGGACTACGGCTTTACCGCCGGCATGGAAGAGCACCTCGATGACGTGGCCCAGGGCGAGCGCGACTGGAAGAACGTGCTCGACGAGTTCTATGGCGACTTCAAGACCAAGCTGCAGGTGGCCGAAGCACCCGACAGCGGCATGCGCGCCAACCAGCCGACCATGACCAACATCGCCTGCCGCGACTGCAGCCGGCCAATGATGATTCGTACGGCGTCGACGGGCGTGTTCCTCGGTTGCTCGGGTTACACCCTGCCGCCGAAAGAGCGCTGCAAGGCGACCATCAACCTGATTCCGGGCGATGAAATCGCAGCCGACGATGAAGGTGAGTCCGAATCCCTTGTGCTGCTCGGCAAGCATCGCTGCCCGATCTGCGCCACGGCGATGGATGCCTACCTGCTTGACGAAAAGCGCAAGCTGCACATCTGTGGCAACAATCCCGATTGCGCCGGCTACGAGATCGAAGAAGGCAGCTACCGCATCAAGGGCTACGAAGGTCCGAGCCTGGAATGCGACAAGTGCGGCAGCGAGATGCAGCTCAAGACCGGTCGTTTCGGCAAGTTCTTCGGCTGCACCAATGCCGAGTGCAAGAACACCCGCAAGCTGCTCAAGAGCGGCGAAGCGGCGCCGCCGAAAATGGATGCGGTGAAGATGCCGGAGCTCAAGTGCGAGAAGGTCAACGACACCTACGTGCTGCGCGATGGCGCTTCGGGCCTGTTCCTGGCGGCCAGTCAGTTTCCGAAGAACCGCGAGACCCGGGCGCCGTTGGTCATCGAGATCGTTCCGCACAAGGACGAGATCGATCCGAAGTATCACTTCCTTTGTGAGGCGCCGAAAAAGGACCCCGATGGTCGCCCGGCCGTGATTCGCTACAGCCGCAAGACCAAGGAGCAATACGTCCAGACAGAAGTCGACGGCAAACCGACCGGCTGGCGCGCGTTCTACGACGGTAATAGCTGGAAGGTCGAAGACAAGCGCTGA
- a CDS encoding DUF1653 domain-containing protein has protein sequence MSIQPGLYRHYKGPEYRVFSVARHSETEEEVVVYQALYGDYGLWVRPLSMFLESVEVDGEQVPRFALIQAEPSLFSRPGAEKA, from the coding sequence ATGTCTATACAGCCAGGACTCTACCGTCACTACAAGGGACCTGAGTATCGTGTTTTCAGTGTCGCGCGCCACTCCGAAACAGAAGAGGAAGTGGTGGTCTATCAGGCACTGTATGGCGATTATGGCCTGTGGGTTCGCCCGTTGAGCATGTTCCTGGAGTCAGTCGAGGTTGACGGCGAGCAAGTGCCGCGCTTTGCTTTGATTCAGGCCGAACCGAGCCTGTTTTCCCGGCCGGGTGCCGAGAAGGCATAG
- the fadA gene encoding acetyl-CoA C-acyltransferase FadA — protein MSLNPRDVVIVDFGRTPMGRSKGGMHRNTRAEDMSAHLISKVLERNSRIDPAEVEDVIWGCVNQTMEQGWNIARMASLMTQIPHTAAGQTVSRLCGSSMSALHTAAQAIMTGNGDVFVVGGVEHMGHVSMMHGVDPNPHMSLYAAKASGMMGLTAEMLGKMHGITREQQDAFGLRSHQLAHKATLEGKFKDEIIPMQGFDADGFLKTFDFDETIRPETTLESLAALKPAFNPKGGTVTAGTSSQITDGASCMIVMSAQRAQDLGIQPMAVIRSMAVAGVDPAIMGYGPVPATQKALKRAGLSIGDIDFFELNEAFAAQALPVLKDLKVLDKMNEKVNLHGGAIALGHPFGCSGARISGTLLNVMKQNGGTLGVSTMCIGLGQGITTVFERV, from the coding sequence ATGAGCTTGAATCCAAGAGACGTGGTGATTGTCGACTTCGGTCGCACACCGATGGGCCGCTCCAAGGGTGGCATGCACCGCAACACCCGTGCCGAAGACATGTCTGCACACCTGATCAGCAAGGTGCTGGAGCGCAATTCCAGGATCGATCCGGCTGAAGTCGAGGACGTGATCTGGGGCTGCGTGAACCAGACCATGGAGCAGGGCTGGAACATCGCGCGCATGGCGTCGCTGATGACACAGATCCCGCACACCGCTGCCGGCCAGACCGTCAGCCGCCTGTGTGGTTCGTCCATGAGTGCCCTGCACACCGCAGCCCAGGCGATCATGACCGGCAACGGCGATGTGTTCGTGGTCGGTGGTGTCGAGCACATGGGCCACGTCAGCATGATGCACGGCGTCGATCCGAACCCGCACATGTCCCTGTACGCGGCCAAGGCCTCGGGCATGATGGGCCTGACAGCAGAAATGCTGGGCAAGATGCACGGTATCACCCGTGAGCAGCAGGATGCCTTTGGCTTGCGTTCGCACCAGCTGGCCCACAAGGCGACGCTGGAAGGCAAGTTCAAGGACGAAATCATCCCGATGCAGGGTTTTGACGCCGATGGTTTCCTGAAAACCTTCGACTTCGACGAAACCATTCGTCCAGAAACCACCCTGGAAAGTCTGGCGGCCTTGAAGCCGGCGTTCAACCCTAAAGGTGGTACCGTGACTGCCGGTACATCGTCGCAAATTACCGACGGTGCCTCGTGCATGATCGTGATGTCGGCGCAGCGTGCCCAGGACCTCGGCATCCAGCCTATGGCGGTTATCCGCTCCATGGCGGTAGCCGGCGTTGACCCTGCCATCATGGGTTATGGCCCGGTACCCGCCACTCAGAAAGCCCTGAAGCGTGCAGGCCTTTCCATTGGCGATATCGACTTCTTCGAGCTCAACGAAGCCTTCGCTGCACAGGCCCTGCCAGTGCTCAAGGATTTGAAAGTGCTCGACAAGATGAATGAGAAGGTTAACCTGCACGGTGGCGCCATTGCCTTGGGCCACCCGTTCGGTTGCTCCGGTGCACGGATTTCCGGCACCTTGCTCAACGTGATGAAGCAAAATGGCGGCACCCTGGGTGTTTCGACCATGTGCATTGGTCTCGGCCAAGGCATCACGACCGTCTTCGAGCGCGTTTAA
- the fadB gene encoding fatty acid oxidation complex subunit alpha FadB, producing MIYEGKAITVKALESGIVELKFDLKGESVNKFNRLTLNELRQAVDTIKADSSIKGVIVSSGKDVFIVGADITEFVDNFKLPEAELVAGNLEANRIFSDFEDLAVPTVAAINGIALGGGLEMCLAADYRVMAADAKIGLPEVKLGIYPGFGGTVRLPRIIGADNAIEWIAAGKENRAEDALKVGAVDAVVAADKLQAAALDLIKRAISGEFDYKAKRQPKLDKLKLNAVEQMMAFETAKGFVAGQAGPNYPAPVEAIKTIQKAANFGRDKALEIEAAGFAKMAKTSAAQSLVGLFLNDQELKRKAKAYDEVARDVKQAAVLGAGIMGGGIAYQSAVKGTPILMKDIREEAIELGLNEASKLLGNRVEKGRLSPAKMAEALNAIRPTLSYGDFGNVDIIVEAVVENPKVKQAVLAEVEGQVEEDTILASNTSTISINLLAKALKRPENFVGMHFFNPVHMMPLVEVIRGEKSSEVAVATTVAYAKKMGKNPIVVNDCPGFLVNRVLFPYFGGFAKLVSAGVDFVRIDKVMEKFGWPMGPAYLMDVVGIDTGHHGRDVMAEGFPDRMKDDRRSAVDALYEANRLGQKNGKGFYAYEMDKRGKPKKVADASVLEVLKPIVHEQREVTDEDILNWMMIPLCLETVRCLEDGIVETAAEADMGLVYGIGFPPFRGGALRYIDSIGVAQFVALADQYADLGPLYYPTTKLREMAKNGQSFFG from the coding sequence ATGATTTACGAAGGTAAAGCCATCACGGTTAAGGCTCTTGAAAGTGGCATCGTCGAACTGAAGTTCGACCTCAAGGGTGAGTCCGTCAACAAGTTCAACCGTCTAACCCTGAACGAACTGCGTCAGGCCGTAGACACCATCAAGGCCGACAGCTCGATCAAGGGCGTCATTGTCAGCAGTGGCAAGGACGTCTTCATCGTCGGCGCGGATATCACCGAGTTTGTCGACAACTTCAAGCTGCCGGAAGCCGAACTGGTTGCAGGCAACCTGGAAGCCAACCGGATTTTCAGCGATTTCGAAGATCTCGCAGTACCGACCGTCGCAGCCATCAACGGCATCGCCCTGGGTGGCGGTCTGGAAATGTGCCTGGCCGCGGACTACCGCGTGATGGCTGCCGACGCCAAAATCGGCCTGCCGGAAGTCAAGCTGGGTATATACCCGGGCTTCGGCGGTACCGTGCGCCTGCCGCGCATCATCGGTGCCGACAACGCCATCGAATGGATTGCCGCCGGTAAGGAAAACCGTGCCGAAGACGCGCTGAAAGTCGGCGCCGTGGATGCCGTGGTTGCCGCCGACAAGCTGCAGGCCGCCGCCCTGGACCTGATCAAGCGCGCCATCAGCGGCGAGTTCGATTACAAGGCCAAGCGCCAGCCCAAGCTCGACAAGCTCAAGCTCAATGCCGTCGAGCAGATGATGGCCTTCGAAACCGCCAAGGGCTTCGTCGCCGGTCAAGCCGGTCCGAACTATCCTGCGCCGGTCGAAGCGATCAAGACCATCCAGAAAGCCGCCAACTTCGGTCGGGACAAGGCGCTGGAAATCGAAGCCGCCGGTTTCGCCAAAATGGCCAAGACCTCGGCTGCACAAAGCCTGGTCGGCCTGTTCCTGAATGATCAGGAACTCAAGCGCAAAGCCAAGGCCTATGACGAAGTCGCCAGGGACGTGAAGCAGGCCGCCGTACTGGGTGCTGGCATCATGGGTGGCGGTATCGCCTACCAGTCCGCCGTCAAGGGCACGCCGATCCTGATGAAGGATATTCGTGAAGAGGCCATTGAGTTGGGTCTGAACGAAGCGTCGAAACTGCTCGGCAATCGCGTTGAAAAAGGTCGTCTGAGCCCGGCGAAGATGGCCGAGGCCCTCAACGCCATTCGTCCGACCCTGTCCTACGGCGATTTCGGCAATGTCGACATCATCGTCGAAGCCGTTGTCGAGAACCCAAAGGTCAAGCAAGCGGTACTGGCTGAAGTCGAAGGGCAGGTCGAGGAGGACACGATCCTGGCCTCCAACACCTCGACCATTTCCATCAACTTGCTGGCCAAGGCCCTCAAGCGCCCGGAAAACTTCGTGGGCATGCACTTCTTCAACCCGGTGCACATGATGCCGCTGGTCGAAGTCATCCGCGGTGAGAAGTCCAGCGAAGTCGCTGTGGCAACCACCGTTGCCTACGCCAAGAAAATGGGCAAGAACCCGATCGTGGTCAACGACTGCCCGGGCTTTTTGGTCAACCGCGTACTGTTCCCGTACTTCGGTGGTTTCGCCAAGCTGGTCAGCGCCGGTGTCGACTTCGTGCGCATCGACAAGGTCATGGAAAAGTTCGGCTGGCCGATGGGTCCTGCCTACCTGATGGACGTGGTCGGCATCGACACCGGCCACCACGGTCGTGACGTCATGGCCGAAGGCTTCCCGGACCGCATGAAGGACGACCGTCGTTCGGCCGTCGATGCGCTCTACGAAGCCAACCGCCTGGGCCAGAAGAACGGCAAGGGTTTCTACGCCTACGAAATGGACAAGCGCGGCAAGCCGAAGAAAGTTGCCGATGCATCGGTACTTGAAGTGCTCAAGCCGATTGTCCACGAGCAGCGCGAAGTGACCGACGAAGACATCCTCAACTGGATGATGATCCCGCTGTGCCTGGAGACCGTGCGTTGCCTGGAAGACGGCATCGTCGAGACCGCGGCCGAAGCGGACATGGGTCTGGTCTACGGTATTGGTTTCCCTCCATTCCGTGGCGGCGCTCTGCGCTACATCGATTCGATCGGTGTTGCCCAATTCGTTGCCCTGGCCGATCAGTATGCCGATCTGGGCCCGTTGTACTACCCGACCACGAAGCTGCGTGAAATGGCCAAGAACGGCCAGAGCTTCTTCGGTTAA
- a CDS encoding universal stress protein produces MPYQHILVAVDLTEECDPVIHRAREISTGSGAKLSMVHIVEPMAMAFGGDVPMDLSQLQQQQFDQAKERLERLILKYPELSKDNSHLTYGQPRQEIHDLATKQECDLIVVGSHGRHGLALLLGSTANDVLHGAPCDVLAVRLMKKSNPKA; encoded by the coding sequence ATGCCCTACCAACACATCCTGGTCGCCGTCGACCTGACCGAAGAATGCGATCCGGTGATCCACCGTGCCCGCGAGATTTCAACAGGCAGTGGGGCCAAGCTTTCGATGGTGCACATCGTCGAGCCGATGGCCATGGCGTTCGGTGGCGATGTGCCGATGGACTTGTCGCAACTGCAGCAACAACAGTTCGATCAGGCCAAGGAGCGCCTGGAGCGCCTGATCCTGAAGTACCCTGAACTGTCCAAGGACAATTCCCACCTGACCTATGGCCAGCCGCGCCAGGAAATCCATGACCTGGCCACCAAGCAGGAATGCGACCTGATCGTCGTCGGCAGCCATGGCCGCCACGGCCTGGCCTTGCTGCTGGGGTCGACTGCCAATGACGTGCTGCATGGCGCGCCTTGCGACGTGCTTGCCGTTCGACTGATGAAAAAATCAAACCCAAAGGCCTGA